In Flavobacterium sp. WV_118_3, one DNA window encodes the following:
- a CDS encoding SH3 domain-containing protein: METKYGFTKMTVPEFETWISNLRVGRTILKVQQHHTYVPSYVHFTGNNHFDRQLAMKNFHVNQNGWQDIGQHFTIFPDGTVVTGRSLENSPACILNQNAYAICIENFGNFDQNADVMTNVQKDAIIAITAALCKRFNLPVNSNSIVYHHWFRLDNGVRNNGTGNNKSCPGTNFFGGNKVPDFDTNFAPLVRAKLGNHPIKTDSSAITKYVCVTANSLNVRTEPDGGSPKATDRAAIALGAILRVYEEKDGWLKISNTQSNWVAARYTIAVKRATVNATILNVRTGPGTNFPKVDRIEKDEEVFVFETQNGWCKIDLGEKWVMQSYVNF, translated from the coding sequence ATGGAAACAAAATACGGATTTACCAAAATGACTGTCCCGGAATTTGAAACATGGATTTCAAACCTCAGAGTAGGACGGACGATTTTAAAAGTGCAACAACACCATACCTATGTTCCCAGTTATGTACATTTTACGGGAAACAATCATTTTGACCGACAGTTGGCCATGAAAAACTTCCATGTGAATCAAAACGGATGGCAGGATATCGGGCAACATTTTACCATTTTTCCGGACGGAACGGTCGTGACCGGAAGAAGTCTGGAAAACTCACCGGCCTGTATTCTCAACCAAAATGCGTATGCCATTTGCATCGAAAATTTCGGCAATTTTGATCAGAATGCCGATGTGATGACAAATGTCCAAAAGGATGCCATTATAGCCATTACCGCGGCTTTATGCAAGCGGTTTAATTTACCGGTTAACTCCAATTCGATCGTTTACCACCATTGGTTCCGTTTGGATAACGGCGTACGGAATAATGGAACCGGAAACAATAAATCCTGCCCGGGAACCAACTTTTTTGGCGGTAACAAAGTACCCGATTTTGACACTAATTTTGCCCCTTTAGTCCGCGCAAAGCTCGGCAATCATCCGATAAAAACCGACAGTAGTGCGATTACTAAATATGTATGTGTAACCGCCAACAGTCTTAATGTCCGCACCGAACCGGATGGCGGAAGTCCAAAAGCGACCGATCGTGCTGCGATTGCATTGGGTGCTATTTTGCGGGTGTATGAAGAAAAAGACGGCTGGTTAAAAATATCCAATACCCAATCCAACTGGGTGGCAGCGCGCTATACGATTGCTGTAAAAAGAGCTACCGTAAACGCTACGATTTTAAATGTAAGAACCGGTCCCGGTACCAATTTCCCTAAAGTGGACCGGATTGAAAAAGACGAAGAAGTTTTTGTTTTTGAAACACAAAACGGCTGGTGTAAAATTGACCTGGGCGAAAAGTGGGTGATGCAATCCTATGTAAACTTTTAA
- a CDS encoding tail fiber protein has translation MKINDFTQVPLGTILPFVFNDALIPDGWLKCDGSEIPGHYKTLRELLGGYTPNFAGRTLIGSGTVNSQQSDGTSPNFGNATYWALGKTGGEYQHQLKVNEMPRHRHSIYGGNFGLHSRSFKGSDDSDIPFKTESDLNRRLYGTDYEGGDAYHNTMQPYYVINYIIYAGSE, from the coding sequence ATGAAAATTAATGATTTTACGCAGGTTCCGTTGGGAACGATATTGCCCTTTGTTTTTAATGATGCTTTAATACCGGATGGATGGTTGAAATGTGACGGAAGTGAAATACCAGGACATTATAAAACGTTACGAGAATTATTAGGAGGTTATACTCCAAATTTTGCTGGAAGAACCTTGATTGGTTCCGGAACCGTTAACAGTCAGCAATCGGATGGAACGTCTCCTAATTTTGGAAATGCAACCTATTGGGCGTTGGGAAAAACAGGAGGAGAATACCAACACCAATTAAAGGTTAACGAAATGCCAAGACACAGACATTCTATCTACGGAGGTAATTTTGGATTGCACAGTAGGAGTTTTAAGGGGAGTGATGACTCCGATATACCATTTAAAACAGAGTCGGATCTTAACAGAAGATTGTACGGTACGGATTATGAAGGCGGTGACGCTTACCATAACACCATGCAACCCTATTATGTGATCAATTATATTATTTATGCCGGAAGTGAATAG
- a CDS encoding tail fiber domain-containing protein, with product MKKNYWLLGTLLVILSNPMQAQTEAMKILPNGNVGIGTSTPIQAKLVVSGEQSTNANGMFMYGYRTSKILDSGTVKNSIYATDGVTAQQFNVVSDARIKKILGVSNTARDLDILSKIEITDYKMIDSVQRGNQVYKKVIAQQVEQVYPLAVNTKLTEVIPNVYQLSTLKNGWISVPTKDLAVGDKIKLVFSRETMLTDIQAISKEGIRVNCTKEGSVFVYGKEVHDFHSVDYEAIAMLNVSATQALLKRIEMLEAKNTNLIQTVSKLEKEQQTTNDRLKAIEKLVLPVVAENDAVK from the coding sequence ATGAAAAAAAACTATTGGTTATTGGGAACCCTCCTTGTTATCCTATCGAATCCGATGCAGGCGCAAACGGAAGCCATGAAAATTCTTCCGAATGGCAATGTGGGAATTGGCACGTCTACACCTATACAAGCCAAATTGGTTGTTTCCGGAGAACAAAGCACTAATGCGAACGGCATGTTTATGTACGGTTACAGAACCTCTAAAATTCTGGACTCGGGAACGGTAAAAAATTCGATTTATGCAACCGATGGCGTCACGGCACAACAATTTAATGTGGTATCGGATGCGCGTATTAAAAAGATATTGGGCGTAAGTAATACTGCCCGTGATCTTGACATCCTTTCCAAAATTGAGATAACGGATTATAAAATGATCGATTCGGTACAACGAGGCAATCAGGTTTATAAAAAAGTCATTGCACAACAGGTGGAACAAGTATATCCGCTTGCTGTCAATACGAAACTAACAGAGGTTATTCCCAATGTTTATCAGTTAAGTACCCTTAAAAACGGCTGGATATCGGTACCCACAAAAGACCTTGCTGTTGGCGACAAAATCAAATTGGTTTTTAGTCGCGAAACAATGCTCACCGATATACAGGCGATCAGCAAAGAGGGGATTCGGGTGAATTGTACGAAAGAAGGAAGCGTTTTTGTTTACGGAAAAGAAGTACACGATTTCCATTCGGTGGATTACGAAGCGATAGCCATGCTAAATGTAAGCGCGACTCAGGCCCTGTTAAAGCGCATTGAAATGCTGGAAGCCAAAAACACAAACCTGATTCAGACGGTAAGCAAACTGGAAAAAGAACAGCAAACCACAAACGATCGTCTAAAGGCAATAGAGAAATTAGTACTACCGGTGGTCGCCGAAAACGATGCTGTAAAATAA
- a CDS encoding DUF6603 domain-containing protein translates to MAANNSFLVEITGQTAFHLGNPSAPIAVDIAVGYRSRITENSQKESFLYATLTSENKNGISVQDIINCCTTKQEVIPEILNAVSFKQFSVTYGSGGMNASEFTIEFNCKLHINDRYFDAVITIDYQKNGSQTTFAFGGVLSVEEHRFTLKFDQQKEASYLYAAYQNFGTTTIDLRALATKFFGESATNKMPALSFTLDTFKAFFLYKKEKDTSGLCFGMGAGLNLDLNDLPLAGPVLTQGHAFGFKEVLALYSNGAFEKEVLERFEALPPVAIGSGFNITTQLEINGEAEYYALSDGTDQEYQEPEQPQQTSGTAVAPLGDGIIAKAKWKKLDKKIGPVTLQRLGFAYDNGKVVLLLDATMEMKGMGMQLMGFGLGFKLQWPPGMPDFYLEGLGLSYKAPPIEISGAFLHTTASYDGKTIDVYNGGAIIKVSRFTISAIGSYAKVADEASLFIYGVFDGPIGGPAFFFVTGIAAGFGYNRKINVPSINEVALFPLVALAMRPEEDQGLLPLLASLETPMKNGKKPIEISIGDYWLAVGIKFTSFKLIESFVLLTVNFGTQLEFAILGLSRLSWPEKSMAPEPIVYVELAILAHFGPGSDVISVEAVVTPNSYVLSRDCKLSGGFAFYTWIKGPYEGDFVITLGGYHPKFIKPAHYPSVPRLALSWKISSLVSIKGELYYALTASAIMAGGKWEVLFKTSIIKASIVIWADMLIAWAPFHYYIDMGITVKIEADIKILFVRIHFSFEMGAELHIWGPPFAGEAYVDWTIFSFTIPFGDHSKKEPKKLQWSEFANGFIPQKKNTVSGNARLKESETTGGGNPDPTNITISNGLIEVKGADKFPVINPHQLAITIDSFIPVSQLKINEKEVSGSTVMKSETGDTIYANREQNIGIRPCGFTTGTVAFQMNVDVVLNGTKMPMTVSGIAKGVAEALWSGEASKSTNANPGTTKILTNVLSGVILQPPAIPQVAQIRTFDFSTLFDTSKTELDWIFTLAKTGEAYHAIEVLGYYDEVNDVKVPGILERTYEENSVKTKREKIVALLKAGFDESFPDIDEDAINRNMTNEDDYFTGIPVICEIGQLPQYSTDVK, encoded by the coding sequence ATGGCAGCAAATAATTCCTTTTTAGTCGAAATCACGGGGCAGACAGCATTCCATTTGGGAAATCCGTCGGCTCCGATTGCTGTTGACATTGCGGTGGGTTACAGAAGCAGAATTACAGAAAACAGCCAAAAAGAAAGTTTCTTGTATGCTACGCTGACATCCGAAAATAAAAACGGAATTAGCGTACAGGATATCATCAATTGCTGTACAACAAAACAGGAAGTAATTCCCGAAATCCTAAATGCCGTTTCGTTTAAACAGTTTTCGGTAACCTATGGTTCCGGTGGTATGAATGCCTCGGAATTTACAATTGAATTTAACTGTAAACTTCATATCAACGACCGGTATTTTGATGCGGTTATTACGATCGATTACCAAAAAAATGGTTCGCAAACGACATTCGCTTTTGGAGGAGTTTTATCGGTGGAGGAACACCGTTTTACCTTAAAATTTGATCAACAAAAAGAAGCAAGCTATTTGTATGCCGCCTATCAGAACTTTGGTACAACAACGATCGATTTACGCGCCTTAGCCACAAAATTCTTTGGCGAAAGTGCAACCAATAAGATGCCGGCACTTTCCTTTACGCTCGACACCTTTAAGGCCTTTTTCCTCTATAAAAAAGAAAAAGACACCTCCGGTTTGTGTTTTGGAATGGGTGCGGGACTTAACCTGGATCTAAACGATTTGCCTTTGGCCGGACCAGTGTTAACGCAGGGTCATGCCTTCGGATTTAAAGAAGTACTGGCCTTATATTCCAATGGCGCTTTTGAAAAAGAGGTTTTAGAACGCTTTGAGGCCTTACCACCGGTAGCCATTGGTTCCGGTTTTAATATTACCACACAACTGGAGATTAATGGCGAAGCCGAATACTATGCTTTAAGCGACGGAACCGATCAGGAGTATCAGGAACCGGAACAGCCGCAGCAAACAAGCGGTACCGCGGTAGCCCCGTTAGGTGACGGTATCATTGCTAAGGCGAAATGGAAAAAATTAGATAAAAAAATAGGCCCGGTAACCCTACAACGATTGGGCTTTGCTTATGATAACGGTAAGGTTGTTTTGCTACTCGATGCCACCATGGAAATGAAAGGCATGGGCATGCAACTCATGGGCTTTGGTCTCGGCTTTAAGCTACAATGGCCACCCGGAATGCCGGATTTCTACCTGGAAGGTCTCGGACTCTCGTATAAAGCACCGCCCATCGAAATATCAGGAGCCTTTTTACATACCACAGCGTCTTACGACGGAAAAACGATCGATGTGTATAATGGCGGGGCGATTATAAAAGTAAGTCGTTTTACCATCTCGGCCATCGGATCGTATGCCAAAGTAGCCGACGAAGCGTCCTTGTTTATTTATGGCGTATTCGACGGTCCTATTGGCGGGCCAGCATTCTTTTTCGTAACCGGAATTGCCGCCGGATTTGGCTATAACCGCAAAATAAATGTGCCTTCGATTAACGAGGTAGCACTCTTCCCATTAGTGGCTCTGGCCATGCGACCGGAAGAGGATCAGGGATTATTACCTTTATTGGCTTCGCTGGAAACCCCTATGAAAAACGGTAAAAAACCGATAGAGATTTCTATTGGAGATTACTGGTTGGCGGTTGGAATTAAATTTACCTCATTCAAACTGATCGAGTCGTTTGTACTGCTAACGGTCAATTTTGGAACCCAGCTGGAATTTGCCATTCTGGGACTTTCCCGACTGAGCTGGCCGGAAAAATCGATGGCTCCCGAACCGATAGTATATGTGGAACTTGCAATTTTGGCACATTTCGGACCGGGTAGTGATGTGATTTCCGTAGAAGCTGTTGTGACGCCAAATTCCTATGTCCTTTCCAGAGATTGTAAGCTATCGGGAGGATTTGCTTTTTACACTTGGATCAAGGGGCCTTATGAAGGCGATTTTGTGATCACATTGGGAGGCTATCATCCGAAGTTTATAAAACCGGCACATTATCCTAGCGTACCGCGACTGGCCTTAAGCTGGAAAATCAGCAGTCTGGTGTCGATTAAAGGGGAACTGTACTATGCGCTTACCGCTTCGGCAATTATGGCAGGTGGTAAATGGGAAGTACTTTTTAAAACCTCGATTATCAAAGCGTCGATTGTGATTTGGGCCGATATGCTCATTGCCTGGGCACCGTTCCACTATTATATCGATATGGGGATCACGGTTAAAATCGAAGCCGATATTAAAATACTATTTGTCCGGATTCATTTCAGTTTCGAAATGGGAGCGGAGCTACATATATGGGGCCCTCCATTTGCCGGAGAAGCCTACGTGGACTGGACGATATTCTCCTTTACCATTCCTTTTGGGGATCATTCCAAAAAAGAACCGAAAAAACTGCAATGGTCAGAATTTGCAAACGGTTTTATACCACAAAAGAAAAATACCGTATCGGGTAATGCCCGACTAAAAGAAAGCGAAACAACAGGAGGGGGCAATCCGGATCCAACCAATATTACCATTAGTAATGGACTGATTGAAGTAAAGGGAGCCGACAAATTCCCGGTCATCAATCCGCACCAGCTGGCCATTACAATTGACTCTTTTATTCCGGTATCTCAATTAAAAATTAATGAAAAGGAAGTATCCGGAAGTACCGTGATGAAATCGGAAACAGGTGATACTATTTATGCCAACCGCGAACAAAACATCGGAATTCGGCCGTGTGGTTTTACCACAGGAACCGTAGCATTTCAGATGAATGTCGATGTGGTGTTAAACGGGACTAAAATGCCGATGACGGTTTCCGGTATTGCAAAAGGAGTTGCGGAAGCCTTATGGAGTGGCGAAGCATCGAAAAGCACGAATGCGAATCCGGGAACCACAAAAATACTAACAAATGTGCTGAGTGGCGTGATCCTTCAACCACCAGCGATCCCGCAGGTTGCGCAGATTCGCACCTTCGATTTTTCAACCTTATTTGACACTTCCAAAACCGAATTGGACTGGATATTTACGTTAGCCAAAACGGGAGAAGCCTATCATGCGATTGAAGTGTTGGGCTATTACGATGAGGTGAACGATGTCAAAGTACCGGGTATTCTGGAAAGAACCTACGAAGAAAATAGTGTAAAAACGAAACGGGAAAAAATAGTAGCGCTCCTCAAAGCGGGATTTGACGAAAGTTTCCCGGATATCGATGAGGACGCCATAAACAGAAATATGACTAATGAAGACGATTACTTTACCGGTATTCCGGTGATTTGCGAAATAGGACAGTTGCCACAATACAGTACCGATGTTAAATAA
- a CDS encoding tail fiber protein has product MKTAKRQQITTRDIILFLLFLIANVSVLLAQNDALKILPNGNVGVGTTNPNEKLQVAGNIKSEGRIKDKTGSVAPVGSIMAFAGNVAPEGWLLCDGKSYAANGDKNDLFNVISTTYGGGNGQFNVPDLRQTFVMGANPSNGNELVGRKGEADRHTHSINPPAQSFSTSENGAHFHRFNPNWYKRNFGSGGYSGIDTDGTDIKNQTTGSVPDHSHSVYVALPAFTSGEYTGQNRPKWMALNYIIKY; this is encoded by the coding sequence ATGAAAACAGCTAAAAGACAGCAGATTACTACAAGAGACATTATCCTGTTTCTTCTTTTTTTGATAGCAAATGTTTCGGTCTTGTTGGCTCAAAATGACGCTTTAAAAATACTTCCAAACGGCAATGTGGGCGTAGGAACCACTAATCCGAACGAAAAACTTCAGGTCGCCGGAAATATCAAGTCGGAAGGACGAATCAAGGATAAAACCGGAAGCGTAGCACCGGTAGGTTCGATCATGGCATTTGCCGGAAACGTAGCACCGGAAGGCTGGTTGTTATGCGACGGAAAATCCTATGCTGCCAATGGTGATAAAAATGACCTTTTTAATGTAATCAGTACGACTTATGGAGGCGGTAACGGTCAGTTTAATGTACCCGATTTACGACAAACGTTTGTGATGGGGGCGAATCCGTCTAACGGAAACGAACTGGTAGGCAGAAAAGGTGAAGCCGACCGGCATACACACAGTATCAATCCTCCGGCCCAGTCCTTCAGTACCTCGGAAAACGGGGCGCATTTCCATAGATTTAATCCCAACTGGTATAAAAGAAATTTTGGATCAGGAGGTTACTCCGGGATCGATACAGACGGGACAGATATTAAAAACCAGACGACAGGAAGTGTTCCAGATCATTCACATTCCGTTTATGTCGCACTACCGGCTTTTACAAGTGGGGAATATACGGGACAAAATCGCCCGAAATGGATGGCTCTAAATTATATCATTAAATATTAA
- a CDS encoding RidA family protein, whose amino-acid sequence MRYILLFSLLFVFGTTFSQETKIKKEKWHWNNATKQDTVAGYTQVVKVDNMLYISGAVATEVTPEGITSVYKALKASLSSYGATFENVVKENLYTTDMEAMKKYNYVRKGFYKGDFPAATWVQIQRLYMPTAKLEVELIAHLPK is encoded by the coding sequence ATGCGATATATTCTACTATTCTCATTGCTGTTCGTTTTTGGCACCACTTTTTCGCAGGAAACAAAAATCAAAAAAGAAAAATGGCATTGGAATAATGCTACAAAACAAGATACCGTTGCGGGTTATACACAAGTTGTAAAAGTCGACAACATGCTATACATTTCGGGGGCTGTCGCAACCGAGGTAACTCCGGAGGGTATTACTTCTGTTTATAAAGCCTTAAAAGCGTCGTTATCGAGCTATGGCGCCACATTCGAAAATGTGGTCAAGGAAAACCTATATACCACCGATATGGAAGCCATGAAAAAATACAACTACGTTAGAAAAGGATTCTACAAAGGCGACTTTCCGGCAGCGACATGGGTACAGATACAACGATTATATATGCCAACAGCAAAATTAGAAGTCGAATTGATTGCCCATTTGCCAAAATAA
- a CDS encoding beta-1,3-glucanase family protein: MATLTVKFKNNSGLSDNLVSIGFVSGSTTAPFSISYPSPFNAEPLELQIQPLNQAKGSGNWYPLTDLSNGITISNFSGRIYVAYGQTWSVLKAGYEPAQNSTDANFFLRYDKMELTFNGNPADVADLTSIDYWSIPMQLETFLNGTRVQVDNGVKTGKTAEMMYSQLSAITTPPQSGLKNAIAAVVPGSFQQGPTQPGTGFARIIGPSSYPPIGGVPIMPYDLFENYIDYLIQNFGPGTTLGNVIPGLGNGTIATIGGYFNGVGPVVPTSGPQSAQSYNFAASINTAGDVTLTGTVGSVSGTTTMVYQKSDLISPSGIYGANASFSINGGAAQNPANDVYGWITGDLLAGFNIGAIASETTINTVQVGAMESSKWFTLPDTSLFGNLQSNSSYYNQYAATLQPLSDAYNFAYSDRFSPVLVSLNPAMVDTLQISMFNVDTNS; encoded by the coding sequence ATGGCAACATTAACAGTAAAATTTAAGAACAACAGCGGGTTATCGGATAACCTGGTGTCCATCGGATTTGTATCCGGAAGTACTACCGCTCCATTTAGCATCAGTTACCCGTCTCCTTTTAATGCAGAACCATTGGAACTGCAAATACAACCTTTAAATCAAGCAAAAGGCTCCGGAAATTGGTATCCTTTAACGGATTTAAGTAATGGCATCACCATTTCAAATTTCAGTGGCCGGATTTATGTCGCTTATGGTCAGACGTGGTCCGTTTTGAAAGCCGGATATGAACCCGCTCAAAATAGTACCGATGCCAATTTCTTTCTGCGCTATGATAAAATGGAATTGACCTTTAATGGTAATCCGGCAGATGTAGCCGATTTAACCAGTATTGATTATTGGAGTATTCCGATGCAGTTAGAAACTTTCCTAAACGGAACCCGCGTTCAGGTGGATAATGGAGTCAAAACCGGAAAAACGGCCGAAATGATGTATTCGCAATTAAGCGCGATTACCACACCGCCACAATCAGGGTTAAAAAATGCGATTGCTGCGGTTGTTCCGGGAAGCTTTCAACAAGGACCTACGCAACCCGGAACCGGTTTTGCACGTATTATTGGCCCATCGTCATATCCGCCCATTGGAGGTGTTCCGATTATGCCATATGATCTTTTTGAAAATTATATCGACTATTTAATCCAGAATTTTGGACCGGGTACAACTTTAGGAAACGTCATCCCAGGATTAGGAAACGGAACAATTGCTACGATTGGAGGTTATTTTAACGGGGTAGGACCTGTTGTACCGACAAGCGGGCCGCAAAGTGCTCAAAGTTATAATTTTGCAGCTTCGATAAATACAGCTGGCGATGTTACGTTAACCGGAACCGTTGGAAGTGTTAGTGGAACGACGACTATGGTGTATCAAAAAAGTGATTTAATCAGTCCAAGTGGTATTTATGGCGCCAATGCTTCTTTTTCGATTAATGGCGGAGCGGCTCAAAATCCGGCAAACGATGTTTATGGATGGATAACCGGCGATTTGTTAGCCGGATTTAATATTGGCGCCATTGCTTCGGAAACGACAATAAACACTGTACAAGTGGGTGCGATGGAGAGCTCCAAATGGTTTACACTACCGGATACGTCTTTATTTGGTAATTTACAAAGCAACTCGTCGTATTACAATCAATATGCAGCTACGTTACAACCGTTGTCGGACGCCTATAATTTTGCCTATTCCGATCGTTTTTCACCGGTATTGGTATCGTTAAATCCGGCTATGGTGGATACCTTACAGATTTCGATGTTTAATGTTGATACAAACAGTTAA
- a CDS encoding response regulator transcription factor — MDNVNILIIEDTPAESEALIKVLKAHNYTITGIAANHKEALTLFYNHKVDIVIIDIFLNGLPDGLAFAENISVVPNAAKPFVFLTSSTDRQIFERAKLTNPFSYLIKPFNELELLYALELAVEKFYNQHEVFLGEEENTVVSQDYLFIKKGKSLKKVEISDIIYIEVEEKYCSIITETENFVILISLTKILELFDSHIFCRTHRNFIVNTKKITEIIPIDNLVLLKGDHKVILSDKYKDSIMQRYILK, encoded by the coding sequence ATGGATAATGTAAACATCCTTATTATTGAAGATACACCTGCCGAGAGTGAGGCGTTGATCAAAGTATTAAAAGCCCACAATTATACCATCACCGGTATAGCAGCCAATCATAAAGAGGCTTTGACGCTTTTTTACAATCATAAAGTCGATATCGTTATCATCGATATTTTTTTAAATGGTTTACCCGACGGACTTGCTTTTGCCGAAAACATCAGTGTTGTTCCCAATGCTGCGAAGCCTTTTGTTTTTTTGACGAGCTCGACCGACCGCCAAATATTTGAACGGGCAAAACTGACCAATCCATTCAGTTATCTGATAAAACCGTTTAATGAGCTGGAACTTTTATATGCTCTTGAACTGGCAGTTGAAAAATTCTACAATCAACACGAGGTGTTTCTCGGGGAAGAAGAAAACACAGTTGTCAGTCAGGATTATTTATTTATAAAAAAGGGAAAATCGCTTAAAAAAGTGGAAATCAGTGATATTATCTATATTGAAGTTGAAGAAAAATACTGTAGCATTATAACCGAAACCGAAAATTTTGTCATTCTGATCTCCTTAACCAAGATTTTGGAGTTATTCGACAGCCATATTTTTTGCAGAACGCATCGCAATTTTATCGTAAATACAAAAAAGATAACCGAGATCATTCCGATAGACAATTTGGTACTGTTAAAAGGCGATCATAAAGTAATACTCAGCGATAAATACAAAGACAGTATTATGCAACGCTATATTTTAAAGTAA
- a CDS encoding tetratricopeptide repeat-containing sensor histidine kinase, translating into MKAVFRIVIFSFLLYSQSNSAQQNYTPFEKEIITKSKTIVGNPDFTKAQHFFLQKEWDSCFVYTMKQLSVGKKSKEIQNFCHFFRGFGFKEKKLFKESKKEFQLITTDFPFHNHIQMFLGEIALEEKRFNEAIKYFTEIEQLHPSLLLGIKKSSVKHNLGLCYLHLEKYDTAERYLREGLQLEEAQNDTVALVGTYGDMATLYYDQYKDKLAIPYFEKAYQLSKKVKNYQLKQNAALNMAVVEENRNDYAKALTYRKEYEQWKDSLNDQNKVWEVAELEKQFTVKQKQKEVSLLKAENKIKIAERNGLLYSAIVLFVLLGTAVYFYREKTKKNKIILAQKEALSELNATKDKLFSIVSHDLRSAVNAMKISNAKLLENVAAKNLDELDSLLQRNSAIANSTYNLLDNLLHWALLQTKQSYFEITTIRLYHCVEQMVYNYRPLMLEKNLVFENTISRNDIVCADQESLKIILRNFIDNAIKFSKENGIIKMYTQNTDEKYCTLLIEDNGIGMSTALQTALLQETRLLSKTDNEAIAGTGLGMQLCKSLLQKNGGKLDLKSEVGKGTKIIVSLIKKQPNG; encoded by the coding sequence ATGAAAGCCGTTTTTAGAATCGTAATTTTTAGTTTTTTGCTTTATTCCCAATCAAACTCAGCGCAACAAAACTATACCCCTTTTGAAAAGGAAATTATAACCAAAAGCAAAACGATCGTTGGGAATCCCGATTTTACAAAAGCACAGCATTTTTTTTTACAAAAAGAATGGGACTCCTGTTTTGTTTACACGATGAAACAGTTAAGTGTAGGCAAGAAAAGTAAAGAAATTCAAAACTTTTGCCACTTTTTTAGAGGTTTCGGTTTTAAAGAGAAAAAACTATTTAAAGAAAGTAAAAAAGAGTTTCAACTCATTACAACCGACTTTCCATTCCACAATCATATCCAAATGTTTCTAGGCGAAATCGCTTTAGAAGAAAAAAGATTTAATGAAGCCATCAAATACTTTACCGAAATAGAACAACTCCATCCCAGTTTGCTTTTGGGGATCAAAAAAAGCAGTGTAAAACACAATCTGGGTTTGTGCTATTTGCATTTGGAAAAATACGATACCGCTGAGCGCTATTTACGGGAAGGATTACAATTGGAAGAAGCGCAAAACGATACTGTTGCTTTAGTCGGAACTTATGGCGACATGGCCACATTGTATTATGATCAATATAAAGACAAACTGGCGATACCTTATTTTGAAAAAGCCTATCAGCTCTCGAAAAAAGTAAAAAATTACCAGCTAAAACAAAATGCAGCCTTAAATATGGCTGTAGTCGAAGAAAATCGTAACGATTATGCCAAAGCGCTAACCTATAGAAAAGAATACGAACAGTGGAAAGATTCGTTAAACGATCAGAATAAAGTGTGGGAAGTTGCCGAACTCGAAAAGCAATTTACCGTAAAACAAAAACAAAAGGAGGTAAGTCTGCTAAAGGCGGAAAATAAAATTAAAATAGCCGAGCGAAACGGACTGTTATATTCCGCGATAGTATTATTCGTATTATTGGGAACAGCGGTTTATTTCTACAGGGAAAAAACAAAAAAGAACAAAATCATATTGGCACAAAAAGAAGCGCTTTCCGAGCTCAATGCCACAAAAGATAAACTATTTTCTATTGTGAGTCATGACCTGCGTTCTGCTGTGAATGCCATGAAAATCAGTAATGCCAAGTTACTGGAAAATGTAGCCGCCAAAAACCTGGACGAACTGGATTCGTTGTTACAACGCAATAGTGCCATTGCAAATAGTACGTACAATTTATTAGATAATTTATTGCATTGGGCGTTATTGCAAACCAAGCAATCGTATTTTGAAATAACCACTATCCGATTGTATCATTGTGTCGAACAAATGGTTTATAATTATCGGCCGTTAATGCTTGAAAAAAATCTTGTTTTTGAAAATACAATTTCCAGGAATGACATTGTTTGCGCCGATCAGGAATCGTTAAAAATAATACTTCGGAATTTTATCGACAACGCTATCAAGTTTTCAAAAGAAAACGGAATTATCAAAATGTATACTCAAAATACCGATGAAAAATATTGTACTTTATTAATCGAAGATAACGGAATTGGCATGAGTACGGCCTTACAAACAGCCCTTTTACAAGAAACAAGACTGCTGTCGAAAACCGATAATGAAGCCATAGCCGGTACAGGTTTGGGAATGCAATTGTGTAAATCGTTGCTTCAAAAAAACGGAGGGAAATTAGACCTGAAAAGCGAAGTTGGAAAGGGAACCAAAATCATTGTATCTTTGATTAAAAAGCAACCCAATGGATAA